TCACCCTCTCATTCTTGCTCCTTGAAATAATCTCCAAAATAAATCAGCTTCATTCAAGTCCTCATCCCGGTCTTTTCTTTCAGGAGTTCAAACagcattatttcaaaattttcagttGGTTGCCCTGGCTAGGTACAAAGGTGAGCAGATGTTTACTTTGTTCAGTATCATTAAAGATTCATGGAttcatagatattttttttaattttatttattcatttttagagaggagagagacagagagggagagaggggagagagagagagagggagagagagagagagggagagagaggagagagagacagagaaagagaagggaggaggagctggaagcattaactcccatatgtgccttgaccaggcaagcccagggtttcgaaccggcgacctcagcatttccaggtcgacgctttatccactgtgccaccacaggtcaggcaattcatAGATATTTTATATCTATCAATCTACTGCATGAATTCTTTTTGCGAATTCAAGGCTCAAATTGCCTTGCCTTTGGAACTCTGGTGGAAACCTCTTCACATTGGTTCCTGGGTCTTTGACGTGACTGGTAACTGCCGAGAGTTCTTTTGCTTTCTGTTACAACACGGTTAAGTCCAGGTTCAACCCGTACACTTCCTGTCCCCGTCTGCAATCAGCCTTACCTACAGGGGGCACTGGTCCTTTTCAATCAGAAATAATACAAAGACATACAACCTGGTCACTAAGGTGCTCATTGTTATTGTGTTGATCATTGCTCCTAGATCAGAGCTAGAAAATCTACATTATGTTTGAAAGAGAAACCATGTGTTCATAATGATTACTAATCATTCTAATTTTAGATTCCTAGGTTTTTGACAAAagtctttgatatttttttttcttccactatAAAACTTAACAGCATAAACATGAATATAAACAAGAAATGCTTTATGTGCCCTCCTCCAAAAAACCTTCATGTTGcagccctaacccccaatgtgatatTAGGAGGCAGGGCCTTTGGGAAATCATTAGGCTTAGAGAAGGTCAAGAGGGTGGAGCCCCTATAATAGGTTTACTgtctttttaagaagagaaaggagCATGCTCTTCACTGGTACCCAGTGAGGAAAAGGCCGTATGTGCCTACAGCTGAGAATGCACCTGTCTACAAGCCAGAAAGAGGGCTTTCTCCAGGCGCGGAACAAATCTGCCTGCACCTTGATCTTGGGATTTCCAGGCTCCagcactgtgagaaataaatgtctattgtttaagccacccagtccacAGTATTTTGTTACAGTGGCCCAAACTGCCTAGAACAATAactattatttcacttaaccGTTGCAGTCAGTATCTTACAGAGGGGAAACAAAAGGGGAAGTTTACCTTGTTCAAGTATCCACACGGCTGATGTGTGGCACTGTCAGAAGCCGTGTCTGGGCCTTCTGGCTCTGGAGTCAGTCTTCTGAACTACACTACACACAACCTTACTGATTTCACTTATAATCCAACCTATCATGTAACCACATCaaataacttcagaaaaaaacaagttgCATGTTAAACCCAAAAGGTCAAGGACATGTGCTAATCCTAAAGCAAAATTTTTCACTCTACCCCACAGCATAAATCAATCATAATTTACATACCAAGACTTAATATTGACATAAAATGAACAAGGTTTCATATTAATACCAAGAGGGGAAGGCAACGATGCTGAAAATTCAGCTAACCCAATTACCTCAAAGTGCCATGGAAATTGTATATACAGGCACCCAGGCACTTCTGAAGCCGGTCATTTCATGGTAAGTCTTAATGCAAGACACAAAAATGTATTAGCCTTGCAACCTTCCGGCCAGACTCCCAAATCCTGAATGTACACTGTCTTTATGTTATTTCTCCCAGAAGGTTCTGTCTCGCTCCTACCTTTCTAGTAACTTATACAAATCAAGGAAATCCCCACTTTCTCACTTCACAGAGAAAGAGGTTACAGTTCGGATCATGACCCAATGCTAAACACCAGctgaacagaaagagaaaaccatGCCTAACCTGTAAACTGTtcctctttgcctggttttatttacgtgggtttttttaaatattttatttcttgatttgagagagaagagagaaagagatagaaagagaagaggaaggggcaggAAGAATCAACACATACATAGTCACTGCTtcttgcacgtgccctgacccagcaagctgagggtttccaaccggcaacctcggcgttccaggtggacacgtatccactgtgccatcacaggtcaggctgccttgtTTAACAATACAGTCATTGTCAAAGAGACAGCCAAGCCTGTGGCTGAGAGCAAGCAGTACAGCATGGCCTGCCTCTTCAACCTGCTGCTTGGGGGTCCTCTGTGCTGGCTGCAGATTTTTATTCCAACTGTGTCTAACCAACTCAAGCGATGCCCAAAGAGGAGTTTGCTCAACCTGGCCAAATTCACTATTGCTAATTACTGGTAATAATTACAATacttaatattataattatacctattctttcttgttttatacAGTTAAGAATGAGCTCtttaccctggccaggtagcacagTCAGTTAGAGGATCATTtcgatacatcaaggttgcaggttccatccctggtcagggcacatacacaaagcaaccaataaatgcacaactaaattgaacaaccacatcaatgtttctgtctctctcccccctcctctccctctctctgtctctgtatctcaaatcaattttaaaaaattttaaagaaatagctcATTAAAcgaataccatataatttcatttatatgtataatcttaaaaaacaaaatgaacaaacaaaacagaaacaaactcatagttacaggccctggctggttggcttaatggatagagtgtcgcctcagcatgtggacatcccgggtttgatcaccagtcagggaacacatgagaagtaaccatctgcatctcttctcttccctccccacacctctcttctcctctcacagccagtggcttaactggTACGggcgtcagccctgggcactgaggatagcttagttggtcatcagccccagacaggtgttgccaggtggatcctggtcagggcacatatgggtgtctatctcccctcctcttaaataaataaataataaaccctcatagatacagagagcattttAATGGTTGCCAGGTAAGAAGGGgttatacaacaaaatattaaatatgacctcatttaaaaatgtctgttttgccctggccagtcagctcagcggtagagcatcggcctggcgtgcgggggacccgggttcgattcccggccagggcacataggagaagcgcccatttgcttctccacccctccgccgcgctttcctctctgtctctctcttcccctcccgcagccaaggctccattggagcaaagagatggcccgggcgctggggatggctctgtggcctctgccccaggcgctggagtggctctggtcgcggcagagcatcgccccctggtgggcagagcgtcgcccctggtgggcatgccaggtggatcccggtcgggcacatgcgggagtctgtctgtctctccccatttccagcttcagaaaaaaaatacaaaaaaaaaaatgtctgttttaccacaataaataaaaaatgtccctAAGCAGAAAAAAaggtgtgtatatgtgcatgtgtatacacacacacacacacacacacacacaaaagaaaaaggggTATAGCACCAAAATAATGACTATCATGAGAATCACAGGcagttttcaatttccttttgcttttgtgtttttaaaatacaatttactacctgaccagtagtggcagagtggatagagcgtggaccaGGCGCTCTGAGGTCCCggctttgaaaccctgaggttgctggtttaattaagcacaagctcgccagcttgagcgcagggtcaccggcttggctggagcccccagtcaaggcacatataagaagcaatcaatgaacaactaaaatgctttacaactgcaagttgatgcttctcatctctctccttgcctgtctctctctctcaaaaataaaaaatttactagtTGTTAAGGAGGATATAAGCTATTATTTCCAGTGAGTAAGTAGTATAACATATGAGGAAGCAAGAGAAACCATCTATAGATTTCAAGAGTTCTAACTAGCTCTGTAACTtcagttttctctcttccccctatGTTACAGGATAGCTGGAGAAATTATACCTTTTAGGGCAGTCTGAAAGAAATGTCAGTCAATATAGGAAAAAGGGCGCAACACTGCGATTTGGAAGCCAATCAGGTAGACCTCAGGTTCAGAATCGTTGTGAAACCTGATACCCAGTTAAAAGGGGGTGTCAGATCCTAGTAAATTCAATGCTAggtgaaggaaaggaaaagtgTCATCTCTACCACTGCACAGGTAGGGATGACAGTCCAAGTGTGGTCTGAGAACCATCGACACTAGAATCCCCAGGAGGGCTTACTTGAAATGAAGATTCCAGGGCCCCAATGCAGACTCCCTAAGTCAGAatcttggggggagggagggggacatgATTTCTTATACAGTGAAGTTTGGTGACCAGTGAGGTCTATTTAACAGAGCACACCCCAAGGACAAAATTATTCCTATTGTATTCACTGCTGTGCATTCAAATGTTGAGCAGACTGCCTGGTTCACAACAACTCAACAGTGCTTAAACAAGGACTAAAGGAAGAAAAGCCCCTTAGAATTCCAGTTCTAAGTGagcctctaaggcagtggttctcaaagtgtgcgccagggcgcactggttcaccctagaagatttccaggtgcgccctatggtactccagagaaatatgtgcctgtcggGGACCataaaaccaacagggtttttggagtttagatttttgggggacagaggtgtggggaatttgctgtaagctgacagtctgcccaaccccccacctcacttgcctgattaggttgcgagaggctattaagctgtggtgctggattgtttacactaccccccatgttccccggaaagactggaggcaagtttcttctatcctttgtttggtgtcaagttaagatgatatgtgtatggtgggggttttctacactcaacacaagagtaaaaagagaggaattcttcaatgtattgacgaggaaatgagagtttgcctttcaatatATGCCCaagcattgaagaaattgctaggacacatcaagctcatgtttctcataaacacaagaatgaaaaaacttaacacattcatgctgggacctgtaGAATTTACTAaaccttactaagaatgtatctatatatataaaaagataacttttttgtcattttttatttcttaaccctCTTACGAATTctgaaaagcataactcaaaaaatgtaacataaaaatgttttttgatgtcaataaatttaactttgttgtatttatttcatttaattaccataaaagcacgcttggacttttttttttaatatttgacttaattattataacgtatgtctcagaaatttgtatatagtgcacctacaattatttgtaggattttaaatgtgtttgaGAACTTCAAagtgtttgagaaccactgctctaaggagaCTCTTCTGTCATCCCCCAGCTCCCAGATCCCCACGGGAACAACATCCATGTTTTACTTAGTCCTCTTAACTGAAACAGAGGTGTATTTATCGTTCAAAGCTGCACACCTTATCACCTTCCTCTACCTAGAGCAGTCTGACAACCACTCAGTGTCTGGACAGAGACCTGACTGAAACCTGGGTTACGGGTTGGCCCAGGGGTACGGGCTGGCCCAGGGGTAGGGGCTGGCCCAGGGGTACGGGCTGGCCCAGGGGTAGGGGCTGGCCCAGGGGTCCGGGCTGGCCCAGGGGTACGGGCTGGCAGAGTCCAAGAACAGCCGCACGAGCTCTGCACGCCTCTTATCAATGCGGGCACCGGGCACGCACACACTGCCACCTCCCCTCAGGAAACGAAATGTCCCTCCGAGGGAGGGATCCAGCTCACGTCCTTACACTTCCTTAGGATGTGTGCAAGGTGAGACCACAGAACACTGTTcaaaaaaataatggctgaataGGACATAGACTGATCCTTGACTCCTGAATAATCAAAGATGTCTGCAGTCTTCATACTGAGATTTAATCTGAAAATGTGCCTTTAACCATAAAAGTTCCTCCCAGTATTTCTACCAACCACATAAACACATGGAGTTGAACATCAAGGAGAGTTCTATTTAAATATAAGGCTCACTCCCTGTATGACTCAAATGTGTAGCTCTTTCAAAAGTACTGTATAACATTTAATATGAGATAGCCAACTACACAGATCTCCCTTGAAACTCAGGGTGGTCAGGGAATAAAGTACTCGCACACACAACCTCTCATTTGCCTGAATCACCCTGAAAATTAATCATTCCTACATTGTTCCATAGTTGAACTAATTTATAAATaccattatatttttttccagcaaGACATCATACTTTTAACAAGTGATTTTTAAAGCTAAATCTCTCAAAAACTGCTCTGTCCAATGAACTAGCAACTGGACAACCGAGGCCCCTGAACACTTAAATGTGGCTAATTCAGTCCCAGGGGAATTGTTCCATGAGTGTAAAATATAGAACAGATTTTGAAAACTTCAtaccaaaaacaaatataaaatttcaacAGTTTTTAACACTGAGCATATGTTAAGAGATAATATATTGAGTtaagtaaaaatatgaaaattaacttTACCTGTTACTTATTACATCTTACTGTGGCTACTAGGAAAGTTTAAattttacatgtatataaaattacatatttttcaattaGAGCTGATCTAAAACTTAGTATACTTGAAACTAAAAGGTAAAactcataaaattttattgtttgtcAAGGAAACTTcagaaacaattaaaatttcacCATTACTAACTGTACCTGCAAGAAGAGGTGTTTAAAgatgacaaaattttaaaagtgttgaATATTTATATAGGGTATCTGTACATTAacactttttatttcatattactGTCAATTAGATGTGGTCCTTTTGCAAGGCAAATTCTTGAATTTGTTTTCTAAGTGAGAAAGCTGTACTTGATCAAGTTATATCACCATCTCATCAACATTAAAAACTACAATCATtcccctggcctgtggtggcacagtagatagatccttgacctggaatgctaaggtcgctggttcaaaaccctgggcttacaaagaaccaatgaataactgaagtgaagcaattatgagttaatACATCTCgctcccctcaccctctcctctctgtaaaatcaatagataaaatctttaaaaaaaaaacaccataatAATTCCACCACCTGAGAGTCTCAAGGAAGACAGTTTAGATGTCTTATTTCCAAGTTTAGAGTTATATAATCCAGATGGTTTATATTTCCAATTTTAACTGAACCTAAGACCTATCAACCAATCACAATGTATCAAACTTAAATCCTAATTCAAATAactggggtggaggggagagtgTGGACCCAATCAGACAACTGGAATACTTGATACCAATCAGTGCCaatgtttttaatatgtaataATGGAATTGTCTATGTTTTTCTGTAAGTCCTTATCTTTTACAGATACATTCAGAAGAATTTAGAAAGGTAATAGCCTTGCTATCTTAAATTTGCTTCAAAAATCATTGGGGGAGGTATGGTGAAGGGGCATAAAGTCCAGTAAGGATGGTCATCAGCTGATCATTCTTGATACTCCAGGTGAGAGCTACagaagtaattattattgttatattttctctCCTATAGTACTTTtgaaatttcctcattttttctctactctctaaaatctaaaagtcgcctgaccaggcagtggcgcagtggatagggcgtcggactgcgatgccaaggacccaggtttgagaccccgaggtcgctagcttgagcacgggctcatctggtttgagcaaaaaagctcaccagcttggacccaaggtcactggctcgagcaaggggttactcggtctgctgaaggcccgcagtcaaggcacatacgagaaagcaatcaatgaacaactaaggtgtcgcaatgcacaacgaaaaactaatgattgatgcttctcatctctccattcctgtctgtctgtccctgtctatctctctctctgactctctctctctctgtataataataataataataataaaacaaaaaaaatttaaaatctagaaGTCACCATCTTCACAAATGAAAAATTCCATCAAAACCAAAGTCTGAGTTTGTTAGTACTTTGTACCATGAGGAAGGAAGTTTTAGAGAAAATATGATTGAGTTTACATGACTGGTAGTAAAGAAACGTTAAGTGCTTTTCACTTACAACCTTCGATCACACTGGCATTTCCCATACTTCAGAAACACTGAAAGGTCCTGAGATTGTTGCATCAAACAACAACCTCTTCTCTTGCCTGGGAAGGACAGTACTCTTGGCCCTTGGTATCCCCGCTGTTCTACATGGTTGGATTCAACCAAACatggatggaaaataattttttccttttacagagagagagagtcagagagagagagagatagggacagacagacaggaatggagatgagaagcatcaatcatcagtttttcgttgagaccccttagttgttcattgattgctttctcatatgtgccttgactgtggggcttcagcagaccaagtaaccccttgctcgagccagtgaccttgggtccaagctggtgagctttgctcaaaccagatgagcccgcgctcaagctggcgaccttggggtctcgaacctgggtcctccgcatcctagtccgatgctctatccactgcaccaccgcctggtcaggcagatggaaaataatttttttttaagttgtgttgTTGCTGATGTGTACTAGGTAGTTAAGCCTACAATGGTTGCATCTGCACTAAACATGTACAAACATTTTTCCTTGTCAATACTCTCTGatacagtataacaactatttgctgcagcctgacctgtggtggtgcagtggataaagcatcgacctggaatgctgaggtcgcccgtaggaaaccccgggcttgcccagttagggcacctaggagaagctacgagttggtgcttcccactcctcccctgcctttctctcgtACACgcatactctctctctcctctctctaaaatcaataaataaaaattttttttttttaaaaagatgctgcAGATGAAAAGATGCATCCTCTAGCTACAAAAACTGAAAGCAGCAACATCCAGAAAACTAGTCATTTCCAGGTAATTTCTGCCACAAATACAGTTCACAACAAAGTTTTAAATGGCAACAATATTGAGAATGACAACAGATACCATTTACTTAGGAACTCCTAGTGCATAAAAGACCATGCCAGGTACTTGAAATACATTTTCATTGGATCTTACAACAATTGAGCTAAGTAGGCATTAATACTCCCACTTCACagattaaggaaacaatctcaagAGATTATTTTAACCAATCTCAAAAGTAGGTAAGTGAAAAACAGAATCCATTCAGAGATCTACTGTacaattgagcacctgaaacctgtatacctatgttaaccaatgtcaccccaataaattaaatttttttaaaaattcaacttcgTAACTCTAATTTCCATGCTATTTCTACAGTAATTTTAGGTGTCTACTATGTAAAAAAAACAGGTTTCCAAGAAAACTGTCCAATATAATtataactatataactatatataaatatatcccaATCTCGTGGTGGGAGAGGACATTGGAAGTTACCTAATTTACATCCACACGTTATAAAGAAAGGTCCAAGGAAGTTACATTAACATAGAGTAGACCCCTTCAAGGTAATAAAACCACCAGTCTCATCTAGCAGCTATCATGATACATGAATAAGACAAATAACTCTACTAACTGACAATAAAAGCATGATATTCAAGAAgttcccctcaaaaaaaaaagttccccttGAAAGGACTGGGAAGTCCTTTCAAGGACCCTATATACTTATACAGTTACTAGATGGATGAGACTAACTTAAAATTATCAGGTATTAGTTTTTTAGttaaataacctttaaaataattgaatgatactgttttttctttttttaattcagtgagacgaggggaagcagacagactctcacatgtgccctaactggcaagcccattaggaggcaatgctttgcctatctggggtgttgctctgtggcttagcaaccaagctcttcttagtgcctgaggtggaggccatggagccattctcggcACCCAGGGCAACTCGctccattagagccatggctgcaggaggggaagagaggaagagtgagacaggagagagaaagaggggagagagaaagagaaagagagagagagagagagaaagagagtgagagagagagagaagaggggtggaggagcagatggcagatgggtgcttctcgtctgtgccctgacccagaatcaaaccaggacatccaaACGCTGacgggcaatgctctaccacccaccaaggctatttatttttctttagaacttCAGTAACTATAtttcacattttcaaaattatattgccACTTTCAATTACATTCTAACAAAAGTTACATATGGTTCAAGTTCAACTTAAAAAGTGACATGTTAAAAATGTGCCTATTACAACAATCCAGAATGTAGTATTGTGCTTATAATCACTGATTATACACAAAAACATGCCGCTTATGGCTAACATCTCCAAGCCCACGTTAGACACAAGCCCCTCAAAGGAAGAAACTCTTGGTCTTCTTGACATATTGATGTAATTGGTCAAATAGTTTAGCATAAGCCAAAAGGCGAAGGGGGCACTGAGCACCAAACTTACCTCTCCGCTGTACTCACCCTCAAGTGTAACCAGAGCACATCTACCTGCCCTTAGGCTTTCTCTGTAACACAGGCACCAAGAGTTTTAAATGGCCCTCCCCACCCCTTAAGTGCTCTAACCCTTTTTGAAAGCTTTACTATTAGGAAAACCATCACAAACCAAACCTGTCATTAACAATCTGTACAGGGCATTAAATTTTAGTGGGCTGGACTTTAGACTTTAACACCttgtaaaaatgttgaaataaaagcTTATCCATTTCAAAACACTTAAGAACGTGTTAAATGCAGGCCAAGCACTTTAATTAATTGCCTAAAGACTGACTTGTAGAAACAAGTGCAAAACATAAGCTATCAGGACAGAtcatccaccagggggcagcacACCAAGACTCGGACACACCCCTAACCATCAGCCATCTATCTGTTCAtcgggtctttttttttttttttcttacagcatCCATATACACTTGCACTTAGCATACTGATGATTAAAACTAAAACATACCTTAAATTTAACAGCAGAACATCAGTTACAAATATTTGGGATTCTAAAAGTCCCTTCTGAATAAATTTATGTTAGACATTATTTAATTACCACTATGTTTAGAACTTTAAGTATTTTGGGACTTGGGAAGGcttcaaatatattatataaaacggGTAACTAAAAACCTAGCTGCAAAATTCTATCTTCACTCTAatacaagtagaaaaaaatactgtacatGTAACAGTCTATCTTTTCAAGAGCCTGTAAATTCAGTCATGACAGttacaaaaccaaacaaataggGTCAAAACACCAGATCTGATTTAGAACAACACACAAATCTTTATGTCCTGTagataaaaagaaactttcaGAATTTTAACAGCTCCCACCTCTTCCAGAAACTGCAAACTACTTAGTCAGATAGTCCAAAAGACTCAGTTCAGCTATGTATTTCAAGTTACTGCCGGTTTGAAAAATGGCGGACGACGTGGACCAGCAACAAACTACCAACACCGTAGAAGAGCCCTTGGATCTTATCAGGCTCAGCCTGGATGAGCGAATTGATGTGAAAATGAGAAATGACAGAGAGCTTCGAGGTAGATTACATGCTTATGATCAACACTTAAATACGATATTGGGAGATGTGGAAGAAACTGTGACTACTATAGAAATTGatgaagaggcctgacctgtggtggtgcagtggataaagagttgacctggaagccctggccggttggctcagcggtagagcgtcggcctagcgtgcggaggacccgggttcgattcccggccagggcacataggagaagcgcccatttgcttctccacccctccgccgcgctttcctctctgtctctctcttcccctcctgcagccaaggctccattggagcaaagatggcccgggcgctggggatggctctgtggcctctgcctcaggcgctagagtggctctggtcgcaacatggcgacgcccaggatgggcagagcatcgccccctggggggcagagcaccgcccctggtgggcgtgccgggtggatcccggtcgggcgcatgcgggagtctgtctgactgtctctccctgtttccagcttcagaaaaatgaagaaaaaaaaaaaaaaaaaagagttgacctggaaatgctgagtgaggtcactggtttgaaaccctgggcttgcctggtcaaggcacatatgggagttgatgcttccagctcctcccccccttctctctctctgtctctccctcttctctctaaaatgaataaataaataaaaattttaaaaaaaagaaattgatgaagaaatatataaatcaacGAAAAGGAATATTCCAATGCTCTTTGTCCGGGGTTGACAAAGTGTTGTGCTAGTTGCCCCTCCATTGAGAGTTGGCTGAAACCAAGAATTTATCCTGTACGGAGATTTGGAGACTTTGTATGATTACGTCTTT
Above is a window of Saccopteryx bilineata isolate mSacBil1 chromosome 7, mSacBil1_pri_phased_curated, whole genome shotgun sequence DNA encoding:
- the LOC136311076 gene encoding U6 snRNA-associated Sm-like protein LSm3, with protein sequence MADDVDQQQTTNTVEEPLDLIRLSLDERIDVKMRNDRELRGRLHAYDQHLNTILGDVEETVTTIEIDEEAYEEIYKSTKRNIPMLFVRG